Proteins found in one Populus alba chromosome 14, ASM523922v2, whole genome shotgun sequence genomic segment:
- the LOC118034073 gene encoding B3 domain-containing protein REM16 isoform X1: protein MGEETCEDCRGWEEELYWTHFQCTHFFQILSAGFDHLLPIPEKFSNHLKNKLLENVTLKGPSGSTWQVELTTDDNTMFFKHGWEEFVKDHFLEEKDLLIFKYNGESYFDVLIFDGQSFCEKAASYFVRKCGHREGDSFVQTKRKAVQDSVEVTDACPHNGLGGTPEKSADGYIYETPVRNSAVSKAINKKTRREIKFSRPIQTRKRVRYEGPSSTAEEIETKPDVQHLPVGTAYGSSRRMVTEQDKLNALRLAQTVQTNEGFVVVMKPTHVYRKFYMVQVSFSVIACSNFSLFYLPVPVSFYPEVIPSAWSTRHFRTLEKKVVILRVKENTWNTNFLYYKSKNSGGLSSGWKSFALDNNLQEFDVCLFEPCGTMNNSFVLDVNIFRVL from the exons ATGGGGGAAGAAACATGTGAAGATTGCAGAGGCTGGGAAGAGGAACTATACTGGACTCATTTCCAGTGCAcccatttttttcaaattctcagTGCTGGCTTTGATCATCTGCTT CCGATCCCTGAAAAATTTTCTAATCATTTGAAGAACAAACTGCTTGAAAACGTGACTCTTAAAGGTCCTAGTGGCAGCACATGGCAAGTTGAACTGACTACAGATGATAACACCATGTTTTTCAAACATGGTTGGGAAGAATTTGTGAAGGACCATTTTCTGGAGGAAAAGGATTTATTGATCTTTAAGTACAATGGGGAGTCATATTTTGACGTTCTAATTTTTGATGGACAAAGCTTCTGTGAGAAAGCAGCATCGTATTTTGTCAGAAAATGTGGGCACCGAGAAGGCGACAGTTTTGTCCAAACAAAGAGGAAAGCTGTACAAGATTCTGTTGAAGTTACTGATGCCTGCCCCCATAATGGTCTTGGAGGCACTCCAGAGAAATCTGCAGATGGTTACATTTACGAAACTCCTGTAAGAAACAGTGCTGTCTCAAAAGCTATTAACAAAAAGACTCGGAGGGAAATCAAGTTTAGTAGGCCTATCCAAACTAGGAAGAGAGTGAGATATGAAGGACCTTCTTCTACTGCCGAGGAAATAGAAACCAAACCTG ATGTCCAGCATTTACCTGTCGGCACTGCATATGGATCAAGTAGAAGGATGGTAACAGAGCAAGACAAACTCAATGCATTGCGGTTAGCACAAACAGTACAAACCAATGAGGGCTTCGTTGTGGTTATGAAACCCACACATGTATACAGGAAATTTTACATGGTACAAGTGTCTTTTTCAGTTATTGCATGTTCGAATTTCTCACTATTTTATCTCCCTGTCCCTGTTTCTTTTTATCCAGAG GTAATCCCTTCAGCATGGTCAACTAGACATTTCAGAACCCTGGAAAAAAAAGTCGTGATTCTTCGTGTGAAAGAAAATACATGGAACACCAACTTCTTATATTATAAATCTAAGAACAGTGGAGGGCTTTCTTCTGGGTGGAAGAGTTTTGCTCTGGATAACAATTTACAGGAGTTCGATGTGTGCCTCTTCGAACCTTGTGGCACAATGAACAACTCTTTTGTCTTGGATGTTAATATCTTTCGTGTTCTCTAG
- the LOC118034073 gene encoding B3 domain-containing protein REM16 isoform X2 — protein MGEETCEDCRGWEEELYWTHFQCTHFFQILSAGFDHLLPIPEKFSNHLKNKLLENVTLKGPSGSTWQVELTTDDNTMFFKHGWEEFVKDHFLEEKDLLIFKYNGESYFDVLIFDGQSFCEKAASYFVRKCGHREGDSFVQTKRKAVQDSVEVTDACPHNGLGGTPEKSADGYIYETPVRNSAVSKAINKKTRREIKFSRPIQTRKRVRYEGPSSTAEEIETKPDVQHLPVGTAYGSSRRMVTEQDKLNALRLAQTVQTNEGFVVVMKPTHVYRKFYMVIPSAWSTRHFRTLEKKVVILRVKENTWNTNFLYYKSKNSGGLSSGWKSFALDNNLQEFDVCLFEPCGTMNNSFVLDVNIFRVL, from the exons ATGGGGGAAGAAACATGTGAAGATTGCAGAGGCTGGGAAGAGGAACTATACTGGACTCATTTCCAGTGCAcccatttttttcaaattctcagTGCTGGCTTTGATCATCTGCTT CCGATCCCTGAAAAATTTTCTAATCATTTGAAGAACAAACTGCTTGAAAACGTGACTCTTAAAGGTCCTAGTGGCAGCACATGGCAAGTTGAACTGACTACAGATGATAACACCATGTTTTTCAAACATGGTTGGGAAGAATTTGTGAAGGACCATTTTCTGGAGGAAAAGGATTTATTGATCTTTAAGTACAATGGGGAGTCATATTTTGACGTTCTAATTTTTGATGGACAAAGCTTCTGTGAGAAAGCAGCATCGTATTTTGTCAGAAAATGTGGGCACCGAGAAGGCGACAGTTTTGTCCAAACAAAGAGGAAAGCTGTACAAGATTCTGTTGAAGTTACTGATGCCTGCCCCCATAATGGTCTTGGAGGCACTCCAGAGAAATCTGCAGATGGTTACATTTACGAAACTCCTGTAAGAAACAGTGCTGTCTCAAAAGCTATTAACAAAAAGACTCGGAGGGAAATCAAGTTTAGTAGGCCTATCCAAACTAGGAAGAGAGTGAGATATGAAGGACCTTCTTCTACTGCCGAGGAAATAGAAACCAAACCTG ATGTCCAGCATTTACCTGTCGGCACTGCATATGGATCAAGTAGAAGGATGGTAACAGAGCAAGACAAACTCAATGCATTGCGGTTAGCACAAACAGTACAAACCAATGAGGGCTTCGTTGTGGTTATGAAACCCACACATGTATACAGGAAATTTTACATG GTAATCCCTTCAGCATGGTCAACTAGACATTTCAGAACCCTGGAAAAAAAAGTCGTGATTCTTCGTGTGAAAGAAAATACATGGAACACCAACTTCTTATATTATAAATCTAAGAACAGTGGAGGGCTTTCTTCTGGGTGGAAGAGTTTTGCTCTGGATAACAATTTACAGGAGTTCGATGTGTGCCTCTTCGAACCTTGTGGCACAATGAACAACTCTTTTGTCTTGGATGTTAATATCTTTCGTGTTCTCTAG